From a single Labrenzia sp. PHM005 genomic region:
- a CDS encoding DUF3108 domain-containing protein, with translation MRLKTIAAAVCLLTMPAQASSLYVKYDISLTGLKIGEGALSVDLNDKTYRLHGQGNMAAFGNFVSDGSGSVHATGSVSPAGLLPASFTMQAEEEGKPNTVTMTMAKGSVTGRQIHPAQDRMNERVKVTEAHKRGVIDPLSAVLFPAPRGLHRDSCNRTVAIYDGRDRYDVVLSYKAKYQMTGRGKRYSGGVLACKARYRPISGHRPNRKTIQQLAANKTMEVHLAEVPGKPYLLLYKASLMTPVGPLNVQNVKFKKMN, from the coding sequence ATGCGCCTGAAAACAATTGCAGCCGCTGTGTGTTTGCTGACGATGCCTGCACAAGCCAGCAGTCTTTATGTGAAATACGATATTTCTCTGACGGGCCTAAAGATCGGAGAGGGGGCCTTGTCGGTCGATTTGAATGACAAGACGTATCGCCTTCATGGCCAAGGCAACATGGCAGCCTTCGGCAATTTCGTCTCCGATGGCTCAGGCAGCGTGCACGCCACCGGTTCCGTTTCTCCGGCTGGCCTCTTGCCTGCCTCCTTCACTATGCAGGCGGAAGAAGAGGGCAAGCCGAACACAGTCACCATGACCATGGCCAAGGGCTCCGTAACCGGGCGGCAAATTCATCCGGCGCAGGACCGAATGAATGAACGGGTCAAGGTGACCGAAGCGCATAAGCGCGGCGTTATCGACCCTTTAAGCGCAGTCCTGTTTCCAGCTCCCAGAGGTCTTCACCGGGATAGCTGCAACCGCACCGTTGCGATTTACGATGGACGGGACCGGTATGATGTCGTTCTATCTTACAAGGCAAAATACCAGATGACGGGTCGCGGCAAACGGTATTCCGGGGGCGTGCTTGCGTGCAAAGCCCGCTACAGGCCAATTTCAGGTCACCGGCCAAACCGTAAGACGATCCAGCAACTTGCCGCCAACAAAACAATGGAAGTCCACCTGGCCGAAGTTCCCGGAAAACCGTATCTTTTGCTCTACAAAG
- the yghU gene encoding glutathione-dependent disulfide-bond oxidoreductase, with the protein MNDTPSYTPPKVWTWEQPSGGQFASINRPISGATHEKDLPVGKHPLQLYSLATPNGVKVTLMLEELLALGHKGADYDAWLIKIGDGDQFGSGFVGANPNSKIPALVDHSTATPTRVFESASILMYLAEKFGEFLPAEGPERTETLNWLFWQMGSAPYLGGGFGHFYAYAPEKFQYPIDRFSMETKRQLDVLDKALAERPFIAGENYSIADMAIWPWYGGLVLGRLYNAAEFLSVHEYKNLVAWAEKIDARPAAVRGRMVNKTWGEDYEQLDERHDAADIDAKLALKDAAE; encoded by the coding sequence ATGAACGATACCCCCTCCTACACCCCGCCAAAAGTCTGGACCTGGGAACAGCCAAGCGGCGGTCAGTTTGCCAGCATCAACCGGCCGATTTCTGGTGCGACCCACGAAAAGGACCTTCCGGTCGGCAAACACCCATTGCAGCTCTATTCCCTGGCTACGCCGAACGGCGTCAAGGTCACCTTGATGCTGGAAGAATTGCTGGCCTTGGGCCACAAAGGGGCGGACTATGACGCCTGGCTGATCAAGATCGGTGATGGCGATCAGTTTGGTAGCGGTTTTGTCGGCGCCAACCCGAATTCAAAGATCCCGGCTCTGGTCGATCACAGCACAGCGACCCCGACCCGCGTTTTCGAATCGGCGTCGATCCTGATGTATCTGGCCGAAAAATTCGGCGAGTTCCTGCCCGCCGAGGGCCCGGAACGCACGGAGACCTTGAACTGGCTATTCTGGCAGATGGGCTCTGCGCCCTATCTCGGCGGCGGCTTCGGCCATTTTTACGCCTACGCGCCGGAGAAATTCCAATACCCGATCGACCGTTTTTCTATGGAAACCAAACGCCAGCTGGATGTGCTCGACAAAGCGCTTGCCGAGCGTCCATTTATCGCCGGTGAAAACTACTCCATCGCCGATATGGCGATCTGGCCGTGGTACGGCGGCTTGGTCCTTGGGCGGCTCTACAACGCAGCCGAATTCCTATCGGTGCATGAGTACAAGAACCTCGTTGCCTGGGCCGAGAAAATTGACGCCCGCCCGGCGGCCGTCCGCGGCCGCATGGTCAACAAGACCTGGGGCGAAGACTATGAGCAACTGGATGAACGCCATGATGCTGCCGACATCGACGCCAAGTTGGCGTTGAAAGACGCTGCCGAATAA
- a CDS encoding DUF1330 domain-containing protein, with amino-acid sequence MTAFIVGRMAIHNRDWMEEYFAKVPALIEANGGEFLVKGGEPEVLEGDETTPDAAFVIRFPSRDAALAFWNSDEFAPLVKLRQTGSTLQAHLYAGLEEVL; translated from the coding sequence ATGACCGCATTTATTGTTGGCAGGATGGCCATTCACAATCGTGACTGGATGGAGGAGTATTTCGCTAAAGTTCCGGCATTGATCGAAGCCAATGGCGGCGAGTTCCTTGTAAAAGGCGGCGAACCAGAAGTGCTTGAAGGCGATGAAACCACACCTGATGCAGCATTTGTTATTCGGTTTCCAAGCCGGGACGCTGCCTTGGCTTTTTGGAATTCCGACGAGTTTGCACCGCTTGTTAAGCTGCGTCAGACCGGCTCGACCTTACAAGCTCACCTATATGCAGGATTGGAAGAAGTTTTGTGA
- a CDS encoding GlxA family transcriptional regulator has translation MNDQAEVPSKHADNEDTKTFVFEIFVQPGFLDLELSAVITVLRTANDVLNSDRFSWQITSDEPGLVSSSSGLMARADPAISDQYLRDCLIVVAGRSSSPQAWIARLRAMQKLQRRVVLLSDASREYVRAVKNLSDPTTAHWRDVSLLREIGSYPMLTDQLAELNGSVLTCAGHGHTLEAMIGVLADQLGRRECAEIASLLVLDEVRGFSKDQPKGSSYNPNYFEKRLQNSLRLMETNIEQPLRLGNLAKEVGLSTRHLERLFTVYFNTTPAKLYKKIRLKKAHTLVVDTRMPQIEIALSCGFSTAASFSQAYKAQYGETPTQRRKRSG, from the coding sequence ATGAATGATCAAGCCGAAGTTCCGTCGAAACACGCAGACAACGAGGACACCAAGACATTCGTCTTTGAGATTTTTGTTCAACCTGGGTTTTTGGATCTTGAACTTTCAGCTGTCATAACAGTTTTGCGCACGGCCAACGACGTACTGAACTCTGACCGGTTTTCCTGGCAAATCACGTCTGATGAGCCGGGGCTGGTGAGCAGCAGTTCCGGACTGATGGCCCGGGCAGACCCGGCGATCAGCGACCAGTATTTGCGCGATTGTCTGATTGTTGTTGCTGGCCGGTCAAGTTCGCCCCAGGCTTGGATTGCCCGTTTGCGCGCAATGCAAAAGCTGCAGCGGCGCGTTGTTCTGCTCTCAGATGCGTCTCGAGAATACGTCAGAGCAGTCAAGAATCTCAGCGACCCCACAACAGCGCATTGGCGTGACGTGTCGTTGCTGCGCGAAATCGGCTCTTATCCGATGCTGACCGATCAGCTTGCGGAATTGAATGGCAGCGTGCTCACCTGTGCCGGCCATGGTCATACACTCGAAGCCATGATCGGGGTCTTGGCAGACCAGCTTGGCCGAAGAGAGTGCGCTGAAATCGCCAGCCTGCTGGTCCTTGATGAGGTCCGGGGGTTTTCAAAAGACCAGCCAAAGGGGAGCAGTTACAACCCCAACTATTTCGAGAAACGGCTGCAAAACTCGCTCCGGCTGATGGAAACCAACATCGAGCAGCCGTTGCGCTTAGGAAATCTGGCCAAGGAAGTGGGCCTCTCAACACGGCATTTGGAACGGCTGTTCACGGTCTACTTCAACACGACCCCGGCAAAGCTTTACAAAAAGATCCGCTTGAAGAAAGCGCACACGCTGGTCGTTGACACACGCATGCCGCAAATCGAGATCGCACTTTCCTGCGGATTTTCGACCGCGGCTTCTTTTTCTCAAGCCTACAAAGCCCAATACGGCGAAACCCCAACCCAGCGCCGCAAGCGGAGCGGTTGA
- a CDS encoding GntR family transcriptional regulator, producing MERKRAELIADELESLIFQGHYKDGARLDEVQLAEKFEVSRTPIREALQRLSLSGLVEQIPRRGVFVRQPGPVELLEMFEVMAELEAASARLAATRITDEALAELHAANARCEEAVAAQDYDGYYQENAGFHAMLYRQSGNSFLEQECLRLYRRLQPFRRVQLRLRGRLKQSMSEHKMVVAALEEGDGAKAADVIRAHVAVQGEKFHHLMASLKQVAE from the coding sequence ATGGAACGAAAACGCGCCGAACTGATTGCCGACGAACTGGAAAGCCTAATTTTTCAAGGGCATTACAAAGACGGTGCGCGGTTGGATGAAGTTCAACTGGCTGAAAAATTCGAAGTATCTAGGACCCCAATCCGGGAAGCCCTTCAGCGGCTGTCCTTGTCAGGCTTGGTCGAGCAGATCCCGCGCCGCGGGGTTTTTGTCCGCCAGCCGGGGCCGGTAGAACTCCTTGAAATGTTCGAAGTGATGGCTGAGCTGGAAGCGGCCAGCGCGCGCCTTGCTGCCACTCGGATCACCGATGAAGCACTCGCCGAACTCCATGCGGCAAACGCCCGCTGTGAAGAGGCCGTCGCAGCGCAGGACTATGATGGCTACTACCAGGAAAATGCGGGGTTCCATGCGATGCTCTATCGCCAATCCGGAAATAGTTTTTTAGAACAAGAGTGTCTCCGGCTTTACCGGAGGCTGCAGCCATTCCGAAGGGTTCAGCTGCGCTTGCGAGGGCGTTTGAAGCAGTCAATGTCGGAACACAAAATGGTTGTTGCCGCGCTGGAAGAGGGTGATGGCGCCAAGGCCGCCGACGTGATCCGGGCCCATGTGGCGGTTCAGGGCGAAAAATTCCATCACCTGATGGCCAGCCTCAAACAGGTTGCCGAATAG
- the dctP gene encoding TRAP transporter substrate-binding protein DctP: MNIKLTTTAAAAALLGSAFTANATELRLSHQWSTSDVRHKVAEIVANEVAAADVDLEIKIFPSKSLFKPREQYKPLSRGQLDMTVFPLSYAGGQQPAYNLTLMPGLVKNHDHAARLNESPFMGKIEEIMAGDDVMVLVHGYLAGGFVGKDKCITAPEDVKGQQTRAAGKAFEQMLAGAGASIASMASSEIYNAMQTGVLTAANTSSSSFVSYRIYEQVKCYTPASDFALWFMYQPLLMNKSTYEGLTDAQKAALEAGAAKAEAFYLEEAKKQDAASADVFAENGVEIAQMSQEEFDAWRALAQETSYKAFIEQTPGGQELLDMALSVD; encoded by the coding sequence ATGAACATCAAACTGACGACCACGGCTGCTGCAGCCGCTTTGCTCGGCAGCGCCTTTACCGCCAATGCAACTGAACTCCGCCTGTCTCACCAATGGTCCACCAGCGATGTCCGCCACAAGGTGGCTGAAATCGTCGCCAATGAGGTGGCCGCGGCAGACGTGGATCTGGAAATCAAGATTTTCCCGTCAAAATCGCTGTTTAAACCACGGGAACAGTACAAACCTTTGAGCCGTGGCCAGCTGGATATGACCGTGTTTCCGCTGAGCTATGCTGGTGGTCAGCAACCGGCCTATAACCTCACCTTGATGCCGGGTCTGGTGAAGAACCACGATCACGCTGCCCGCCTCAATGAGAGCCCGTTTATGGGCAAAATCGAAGAAATCATGGCCGGCGATGATGTCATGGTTCTGGTGCACGGCTATCTGGCAGGCGGTTTTGTCGGCAAGGACAAATGCATTACCGCACCGGAAGACGTGAAAGGCCAGCAGACCCGTGCGGCTGGAAAGGCCTTTGAACAGATGCTCGCAGGCGCTGGTGCGTCGATTGCATCCATGGCTTCGTCTGAAATCTACAATGCGATGCAGACCGGCGTTTTGACTGCCGCCAACACCTCGTCCTCGTCATTCGTCAGCTACCGGATCTACGAGCAGGTCAAATGCTACACACCAGCCAGCGACTTTGCGCTCTGGTTCATGTACCAGCCACTGTTGATGAACAAGTCCACCTATGAGGGCTTGACCGATGCCCAGAAGGCAGCTCTTGAAGCAGGCGCTGCCAAGGCCGAAGCTTTCTATCTGGAAGAAGCGAAAAAACAGGATGCAGCTTCTGCAGACGTCTTTGCCGAAAACGGTGTCGAGATTGCTCAAATGAGCCAAGAAGAGTTTGATGCCTGGCGCGCGCTCGCTCAGGAAACGTCCTACAAGGCCTTCATCGAACAAACACCGGGCGGCCAAGAGTTGCTCGACATGGCCCTGTCGGTAGACTGA
- a CDS encoding TRAP transporter small permease produces MAGHSSAVAAHAGNNPFLRLVAAISTLAGWCSAAMIVAAVAITCQMIFVRFVLNGSTVWQTEAVIYLVIAATLIGLPYVQRLRGHVNVDLVPLALKPRPRFFLAILTSTLSITIVGVMFYYGFDYWHFAWERGWRSDTVWGVRLWIPYLSLPIGFGLLLLQLIADLVAVLTGIDRPFGLEDA; encoded by the coding sequence ATGGCGGGTCACAGTTCGGCTGTCGCAGCGCACGCCGGTAACAATCCCTTTTTGCGTCTTGTCGCCGCAATTTCGACATTGGCCGGCTGGTGCTCTGCGGCCATGATCGTGGCCGCAGTCGCGATCACATGCCAGATGATCTTCGTGCGGTTTGTCCTCAACGGGTCAACCGTTTGGCAGACCGAGGCGGTCATCTATCTGGTGATCGCAGCAACCTTGATTGGCCTACCCTACGTTCAGCGCTTGCGCGGACATGTCAACGTCGACCTGGTGCCTTTGGCGCTAAAACCGCGTCCGCGTTTTTTTCTAGCCATCCTCACGTCTACGCTGTCGATCACCATCGTTGGTGTCATGTTCTACTACGGCTTTGACTACTGGCATTTTGCCTGGGAACGCGGATGGCGTTCCGACACCGTATGGGGCGTGCGGCTTTGGATCCCTTACCTCTCACTTCCCATCGGCTTCGGTCTTCTACTCTTGCAATTGATTGCCGACCTGGTCGCCGTTTTGACCGGCATTGACCGGCCTTTTGGTCTGGAGGACGCCTGA